The region AAACGCCCATAATCCTGCAGTCCACATCCCCCTTCGCTTTTCAGTTCTGCAAATACCTGAGTGAAGAAATGTGGGTCTGCGTTGATGCGTAGCATCTTGGCACTCATGGCATTGATGATGGCCAGGCATCGGTCCCAAAATGCCTCCTTAGCTGCCTCGACTAAGAAGGGCTTGAGTGGGTAGGAGATCTCATTGCCCATGTATGAGTAGGACAGGTAGAGGCAGGTGAGAAGGACAGCTTGGAGTTCATGTTCTGAGGACACAACCTCCCCATCCACCACATCTCTGCACAGCATATAGATGAACACTACATTGGCTGGAGTCACAAATGCTTGGTCCTGCCAGCCCTGGAGCAGTAGTGAGCGATCTACAGCACGTAGCCACAGAACCGGATCAGAAGGCGAAAGGAGCTTGAGCCGATAACATCGCCCACATAGGAATTCACCTAAACATCGCAGGAGCTCGCTTGTAGACGCTTGGACAATCACACGTTTCGGAGAAGAGCTTCCATGAGAAACCTTTTTGACTGAGGAATGCTGCTGTGGTTTAACATAGCCTAGGTTCAACCCCATTCCCAAGCCCAGACCTGCTGGACCTTCATAGCTGGAAAGGTTTGCACATGAAAGagacttttttacattttctcgGTTCAGATGTAACACAGGGTCTTTTTGGTagatgtggttgttgttgtgaaGTGGTGCCCCCATGGCTCCTTGGCTGGTGGGAAACCCTTTCTTGGAGGAGCCTCGTTTTTTAGTTGAGGCCACAAGACGTTTCCATGTGAGAGCAGGCAGGAAGATAGATTGTCCTCGTGATTTGAGCCCGCGCTCCTTCTGAGTGGTCAAAGAGCGGCTGCTCAAGCTCGGGTAGCGGCCGAGGGAGTTAGGTCGATCGTCATAGTAATCAGATTTTTGGGGAcccggagagagagacaaagcagTGCCCATGATGAGAAAACTTATGAGTGTTAAACACTAATCTCAGTGTTGGGGGGTCACACAGGACAAATTCTGATTTCAAGCTGTTTTTCCTTCAGTGGCTAAAATCCATGATTCCCAGACAGGGGAGGTAGGAGGCAAGGACCTAAGAGACATACACAAatttaaatcagtaaaaaaaaggtcAATTCAGTGAAAATAGGAGGTTCCCTTTTGATACTTTATAAGCTTAAAAATTGAAttcaaatgttttcatatttgacTAAAGAGaaaagacataataataataataataataataataataataataataataataataataataataataataataaatgcaatgTCTCAAGCCTGTGTACAAGCCTAAACCTACTGTATagccatactgtacatgtagacTTTCTCAAAGATATGTGTGTAAACTTACAGTTTTTAACACAGTCCCTGCGCACTGTAGCAGACAAAGATTTTCAGAAAGACAAGAGACAATTCAGGACCCAGTTACGCGGAGATGGCATCATAAACCACTAACTAAATGCATATGCTTTTAGAGTAAAACAtactgtcattaaaaaaagaactcaGATCATCTAAACAGCAAACTGATATGGACATGAATATGATGCTCACTCACCCTGATCATGTCCGGCCAACTCCAGTGCGGATGTACAGCTCACTccgacatacacacactcctacttATGCACTGAAGATGGTGCTCCTGATAAACTATGTCAATCATAAGCAACTCAATAATATAAATCACTTCACTGAACGCGAACCCGAACGTATCAGTTGCTCCACTTTTTTAAGTTCTATGCTAAATAAAATCCAGATGCACAACCAGGGGTTTCATCTCCACAGCAGGGAATGAAGATTTCAGAAGAAAAGCACATAAAGCATTGGTTAATTTGTTTAtcttgtgaatgtaaataaaatcgCAGAAGAAATCCATGTTCTGAGGAGGCGAAATTGGTCCTGCACTCCTTTATCCCTTCGTGCAGAAACCAGACTGAACTGCGCGCATCCAAAGGCGCGCGCTCCCGGCGCTGATACTCATCCAAGCGCGCCACCGACCGGCCGGTAATGGCATagagtcaataataataataataataataataataataataataataataataataataataataataataataatgctgaaaccactactaatactaatttagaacaacaaacaaacaaacaaacaaacaaacaaacaaacaaataaataaatgagcctCCCGTggataaattctattttttctattttttctattGTGTATACAGACGTACATGATCAACGTAGGAATACAAATCTTTCTCAGCAAAATGAATAGCAAAAAGACAGACTGACATCCATGTTTCATTATGTCCAGAACCCCAAGCTTGTGCATTATCTTCATCACCTATTTGAATGACAGCTGGTCATTTTTACAGCAGATGTTTACTAACGAATATCATCGGGCTCAAAATCTACAGACATTcgacaaacaaatataaaaatttgtACTGTAGGATGACCACAATTCAGAAGTCattgctgccatctagtggcaaGTCTAGGGAaattcaaaggaaaaaaaaattaacagctGAAGTGATGTTCAGGTTAAAGAGTTTTGTCCTGGTGCTGCTTTAACCTAACCAACGTTATTGTCTTATCATAATATCATTGTTGCCTTATTGAAGCTCAATCAAATCCAATACTGCATTAAATACTGCAGTTTATGGCAGCATAACCATCTATCTTATTACCCGTCCTTACTGAAACGTTATTGTCTTATCATAATATCCTTGTTACCTTATTGAAAAATCAAACCTTATATTTTTAAGTCATATAAgcttttactcactcactcattcactcactcattttctaccgcttatccaaactacctcgggttacagGGAGCCTGTCATTGGGCCTGTCATTGGGCatcaccctgggcggagtgccaacccattgcagggccaTATAagcttttattcatatttaaatgtatgcaaAACATGTTGACATAAGTAAAAATGTGCAGTCctcaataataaacaaatactaCAAACTGGTGAcaaattatttgaaaaaaaaaaacttaatactAATGGGGATTTTTAACCATCAAGATTGTTTTGAAatagtatatattttaaatagtaCTTATACTAGAACATTTCATACACTATtcatacactatatactatgtCATATGCATACACCTTATCTAAAGGTATGCTCAAGACAATAAAGGTAATCTAAATCTGTTCAAGTGTCATCTTTTCAAGTTTCTATAAACCTAAGAAGCTGTATTCTGTTTACTGCTTTTCTCTTGTGTCAATAACCCAATATTGTTAAAGTAAAACACTGCCATAATGCAAATCTCTAATTAATAACCcacacattacatttaaaatgcacaccttttatacatattatgtatatatacgtatatatatatatatatatatatatatatatatatatatatatatatatatatatatatatatatatatatatatatatatatataaacataacataaaaaaacataactatataaataaacataacatatatatataaacataacatAAGAAAAACATAACTATagtatatacacgtatatactATAGTTATGTTTTTCTGGTCTAGAGTTTTACACAAACTTAGATCATCCCTTTAAAATAAGCCATTTGAACCTGTAGGTCTGAAATCCAAGaccttttaaaaaagatttacttTAGTCCAAAAAGATGTTAACATGCTTTTAAAAGTGAAGctggtattttatttttcacagatgAATTGTTTCTGCTTACGACATGAAGCATCGAACCATTTATCTGGGTTACCGCTCTCATGACCCAGAGCAGCACAGTTCTCTCCAGAAGGGTCCTCAAATTTCCAGTTGTCAGGCTCACTTGTTCCCTGTGGAGACCTATACCAGAACCTTCATAGAATAAAAAGGTATAAGTTGCTGAAGCTTTGTAGATCTTAAAATgtgaaatgcatttaaagtgtgtgtgagtgaacacTGTCCTTACGTTACACCCGTCTCATTTAAGGGCTGGTTGTTCACCCACATCCACTGACCCTCAGTCTCCAAGTCATTCAAGCCaatccagtgtgtttttttaatttgtgagaATAAAAAGTCCTAATGTAcaaaacaattatattaaataaataaatgattagattaaattataaAGAGAAGCTCTACACTCACCTGTTCAGTTTGGCTGGTTATAATCACCATGTGGCCTCCTTTCTCCACACAGTAATCTCGACTCTGTGTCCAGTTCAGTGTATGAGTGGAGAAGTAGTAACACTTTAAACCAAGAGACTTCCATCCTTCCTCACAAAGTTTacagttttgttttcctttttcaaaGAACAGTTAAAAAATCAGATCCATTATGAAATGAGATTATATACAGGTAATATGTGACACTTGTGTATCTCCAAAAGATTATTTTGATTATACAATTATACTAAACACCCTGTTTCTACTttaaacacattatattatttGATACATGAcacataacaacaacaacaaccacacaacaataataatagtattgtGTTCTAAAGCAGCTTTCTAGCTGGCATGATCActgtacaattaaaaaaaaaacaattaagaataaagtaattaattaattatcacTTAATCCACATAATTAATCCACCAGACTGTATAATTCCTCTGTACAACAACATATCTCACTGTGCAACAATACACCATTACCTGTATAGTTATTTAAATCCtagctttatttgtattttttgtatatattattttgtgtatattagtctttatttttgtattcttattttgGTTACTTGGAGCTGTGGCAACAAACCCAATTTCCTCCCTGGgattaattaatcaaatatttctgattctgattaatttAAATTCTATCTGCttgttattctctctctctctctctctctctctctctctctctctctctctctctctctctctctctctctctctgtcgcccTCTGGTGGGGGCACTAGCGGGATGAGGCCTTACCATTGCATGCAGCGAGACGTTCATGAACTTCCTGGTATTTGGCCTTCAGCATTTCATACAGTTGTTCTGCctctaaaactaaacaaaaaatattttatgcaaaatgttttaacaCGGTCGTTCtgtcaataaaacaataaataaatatcttaatattaataaaaataaataaattaataaaaattatttcctGGTGAAATGTACTAAATTGTTACACACTATATAGCCACTAGGTGGCGCAAATGTCCACATACTGTAACAAGTGCTGACCTGTAAACGTcacactgtgtttgtttgtatatgtgacaaatgaaaTGTGAATTAGCTAAAAAGTGTTTGTATGGAGACTTTTGAGACATGATGAAGACCAACAGCTGGCTGCTGAAGCAAACATTAAAACCTCAGAAACATCTTACCGGTGGCTTTGTATTTTAGCCCCATCAGTTTGGCTGTAGTGTTCTCGTGTCCTTCACTTAATATCTCAGTGGAAACAACTTTATTGTGATCTGTTGAACAAGAACATCAGGGCTAAACTCAGACATAGATTAATGAAAACTTTTCTAGGGGCCAAGCACCAAAGTTACATAAATATTCTATTGCAATGTGTTGTATGTTTCTAGTATAAATGGCCTGTAAAAGGAATCCTTCTAACTTAACCatcaaagtattttatttatcgtAATTAGTTGAATGAGAACAACAGGTTAAAGCGCTATTTAATACTCACACAAGATCCCTACAGCACAGAGTGACACTAGAGCTCCAAGCAGCAGAAGACCAAGAGCAGATATGATGATGTTGTAACTAGATGAagctaaatattaaacatgttttagttaataaattatACAAGTAGAAGTGAGATAATGAGTATAATGAGTACAAACACATACCTGTGCGTTGTTTAGTCTTTGCATGCAGCTGCTGTGTGTTCACATAGTCATCATCCACTGCTTGTGATCCTAACAAATTAACAACTCCTTGTATGATGCCTGATCACATATGTTTACAacatctaaaatataaatagcaGTTTCACATGTTTACCTGTTGAATAATTAACCTTTCCTCCCGTTTCCTAACCTGTGTGTCACATTACAGTATTAAGGAATGTTGTTGAATAGAAGccttatatatttaaatatacattacatcgtggtaaaattctttcttcaaatATTCTAACTTATATCCTAAGGGTCAAAGTGCAGGGTCATCCATCATACTGCGCCCCTGGAGTAGTGatggataagggccttgctcaagggcccaacagtgctgGGACTCatgcttgaaccctgatctgccaatcaacaacccagagctatAACCACTTGAGCCTCCACTGTACCACCGCTATGATAGTTACCAACACTATTAATAACCATAAAGCAAGTGAGAAAGCATGTTtagctgtgtttttattcatgtatttatttagagaataaacacaacatTGTCTGTCAATGAGATAATATAATTTTCACTTGATAAGAGCATAAAGTTCTTGTTACCCATCATATTTTGTGTCTCTAATGTGTTGCATGTGTTTTTGTGGCATGGTCTGGCTCCTGACCATGATGTCATCACTACTGGTGAAAGAATATTAAAGAAAGATGAGGCACAAAGCGTATGAAGGGTGAAAGTGAAattgacgtgacatacggttaagtacggtgacccatactcagaatttgttctctgcatttaacccatccacatccaaagtgcacacacacagcagtgtacacacacacaccgtgaacacacacccggagcagtgggcagccatttatgctgcagcgcccgaGGAGCAGTTggtggggttcggtgccttgctcaagggcacctcagtcgtggccggcctgagactcgaacccacaaccttagggttaggagtcagactctctaaccattaggccatgacttcccctaAAGGTGCTTTCCGGTAGTGTTTCTTAGTGGATTTGCAGTTAGTTTTGTTTAGTGGTTAATgtaattttattgctttttggtTCTGGTTTTGACTTTAAGCTTGTTTTTCAGTCTTGTTGTTTGTGTAAATTATTCTctgtatatattaataactCAGTGTACAAGAAGTGTGGCTGCTTTTTCTCTTGAGTGTGTGCtacttttctctgtttttgtgtgatATGAAATCAAAACTACTGTTGCtgctatttttgtttcttttttctttttgagaaGGCAGttcctattttttatttaagctttGGCTCAACCTGAAGTCATGCTGTTGTACAGTTTTGTATACACATTTGCCTGTTTTACGATAAACCAACAGGTTTTGTGGAAACTTTTTGTGCATCTGTCATTCCTGGTCCCattataaagacataaagaaagaagcatttgtgcattttctgtccTGTGTATTTACATAACCATCTTCCACTGTTTGTGATTATGAGCATTTACACAGTGCTCATCATTTACAGCACTTGTTCAGATTTCTGCCTGTTGGAGAAAGACATTTTAACTACTATCTATTTTGCCATCTTTGtagattaaatttaattttttgttgtCCTTCACTAACCTCACTAGTTCTTAGTATCAGTATTTAAtcaccaaacaaacacatacctgAGTTTTTCAGCTCTGAGCGACAGTCTTCTGTATTCACATAAACATCATCCTCTGTGTCTGATAATGAGCAGTGAAAAGCTTGTCATTTACAACACTTCATGTAAACGAtatcaaaataataatcaaacatgtatttaaatatttctacatGTATAAACATTTCAGATATCTACCTGTTGGAGAGTGATAGTTTTCACTACTGCCGATTTTGCAGAGATTAAAACTCATATCTTCATAGACAGCTTGCATTTCTGAACCTCACTATTGCTTCACAACACATGAAATGAGTGACTTCTGCTTGCTAGTGTGAACTCAGGTTAAGCCTCTTGGTCTCACTCTCAGTTCACACTAGCAAGCAGTCGTCATTATTgtggttttcttcttcttgaacTTCTCATGCTGATGCTTCACATTCAGTTCttcacacagttttttttctctatggAAAAAGAGAATAATTTGGTTTGTAGATAATGATGAGaacaaccataaaaaaaaatataagaagCACAGAACTCAACAACTGAGTTTTTAACCCACATATAGAGTACAACCAATGCTAACTATTAGAGTAAACAGGAAGCTATTGAAACCgcttaaaataatataatatattaaaagtaATCTTCCAAGCTAGCATTAAATGTATcgtatatgatgtgtgtgacGTTAAAGAAGTTGATGAGAATAATTTAATTGcacttgaattggtgaaatgTAGTAAAGTGTCACAGCCGATATAAACACTAGGTGACAAGAGACACTCAGTAAAGTTCACATGGGATCAGAGACTGGCGTTTATTCAATCCACTTCGAAAAGCCCTGCTTAGAAAGACTCCCAGGACGCTGCCTGTCTCTCAAGTGAGCGGAGAAAATACAGTGATTCCTTCagtgtttttccctctcttttagCAAGGTATTGTTGCTAAAGTAGTTATGGGTGTGTAGGTTTGTAGTTTTCTCCACATGTGATGCGGTGTTGTACACAGAGAAGGTCCATCCTTACCCTCCGTAATAGGTGCAGGTGTGTTCCAGAGCCCGCTGTCATGGTGGAGGATCTGCTTGTGGTTGTAGGAGAGGACGTGGGGTTTGAGAATGTACTGTCCACCTTACGAATGAACAAAGAGATattg is a window of Tachysurus vachellii isolate PV-2020 chromosome 3, HZAU_Pvac_v1, whole genome shotgun sequence DNA encoding:
- the si:dkeyp-92c9.2 gene encoding cyclin-dependent kinase 5 activator 1; this translates as MGTALSLSPGPQKSDYYDDRPNSLGRYPSLSSRSLTTQKERGLKSRGQSIFLPALTWKRLVASTKKRGSSKKGFPTSQGAMGAPLHNNNHIYQKDPVLHLNRENVKKSLSCANLSSYEGPAGLGLGMGLNLGYVKPQQHSSVKKVSHGSSSPKRVIVQASTSELLRCLGEFLCGRCYRLKLLSPSDPVLWLRAVDRSLLLQGWQDQAFVTPANVVFIYMLCRDVVDGEVVSSEHELQAVLLTCLYLSYSYMGNEISYPLKPFLVEAAKEAFWDRCLAIINAMSAKMLRINADPHFFTQVFAELKSEGGCGLQDYGRLLDR
- the LOC132842177 gene encoding C-type lectin domain family 6 member A-like; amino-acid sequence: MQAVYEDMSFNLCKIGSSENYHSPTDTEDDVYVNTEDCRSELKNSGSQAVDDDYVNTQQLHAKTKQRTASSSYNIIISALGLLLLGALVSLCAVGILYHNKVVSTEILSEGHENTTAKLMGLKYKATVLEAEQLYEMLKAKYQEVHERLAACNGKQNCKLCEEGWKSLGLKCYYFSTHTLNWTQSRDYCVEKGGHMVIITSQTEQDFLFSQIKKTHWIGLNDLETEGQWMWVNNQPLNETGVTFWYRSPQGTSEPDNWKFEDPSGENCAALGHESGNPDKWFDASCRKQKQFICEK